The nucleotide window TGACGGGGCAAGAGGCGATCAATGCGATAAGTGCGGCAAGTGGCTTGAGCCTTCGCAGCTTATAGAACCAAGGTCAAAGATTGACGGATCAATCCCTGTACTGAAAGAGACAAAGCACTGGTATCTTCCTATGGGACGGTTTGCAGATACCTGGAAGAAATGGTTCGAGACAAAAAAATGGAAAGAAAATGTATACAACTACTGTATGGGCTGGTACAGGGAAGGCTTAACTGACAGGCCTATTACAAGAGACCTTCACTGGGGAGTAAAGGTTCCTCTTAAAGAAGCTGAAGGCAAGGTTCTTTATGTATGGTTTGATGCGCCGATAGGGTACATCTCCGCTACAAAAGAGTGGGCTGAAAAAAAAGGTGATTCCGATCTTTGGAAAAAATACTGGAGAGATAAAGATACAAAATTAGTACACTTTATAGGCAAGGACAACATTGTTTTTCATGCAATACTCTTTCCCATGATTCTAATGGAAGCGGAAGATTACGTTCTTCCTGAAGCAATACCTGCAAACGAATACCTTACAATAGAAGGAAGAAAAATATCAACCAGCCAGAACTATGCGGTGTGGGTAAAGGATTATCTTAAAGTATTCCCTCCTGATCCCCTGCGATACACGCTTGCTGCAAATGCTCCCGAAGGAAAAGATACGGATTTTTCCTGGAAACAGTTCCAGAGCAGAAATAATGACGAACTGGCGGATATTCTGGGAAATTTTATTAACAGGACACTGACTTTTGTACAAAAATATGAAAACGGGCATGTCCCGTTAAGAAGCAAACCTGATGATCTCGACAAGCAGATGCTTGACAAAATATCCGCTATTGCAGCAGAGCTCGGTGAAAATCTTGAAAATTATGAAGTTAGAAAAGGCATACGCTCTTTTATGGCGTTCTGCAGATCTGCAAACAAATATTTCAATGATAAAGAACCGTGGGCTACAAGAAAGACAAATCCTGAATCCTGCAGAACTACGCTTAACATCTGTGTTCAGGCAGTGTATGCTCTTTCCGCTTTAATGGAACCGTTTCTGCCGTTTTCCTGTGAGAAAGTAAGAAAAATGCTCAATGTTGATGATAAGCTTGCATGGGATGAAATAGGTGTGAAAGAGCTTGAGCCGGGACATCAGCTTGGTACACCGGAAATACTCTTTACAAAAATAGAAGATGATGTAATTGAACGGGAAATTGAAAAGCTGAAATCAAGTACAGGTGCTGCACAAAATAAAGATAGTAAAATTGATATAGATCTTTTCCGCAAAGTTGAGATGAAAACGGGCCTTGTTTATGAAGCCGAAAAAGTGAAGGGCAGTAATAAGCTTCTTAAGCTGAAAATAAAAATCGGGAAAGAGACTATGCAGGTAATAGGCGGAATCGGCAGCTCCTATTCAGCAGAGGAAATAACAGGCAAAACAGTTGTTGTTGTAACAAACCTTGCTCCTGCAAAAATAATGGGATTAGAGTCACAGGGAATGCTTCTCGCAGTAAAAAGCAACAATGGTTTTTCCCTTCTTACTGTAGACAGAGAAGCTGATTCAGGAATAAGGGTTGAGTGATAATTTGAGGATAGTGGATTCCCACGCTCATCTCGGAATGGATGATTTTTCTAAAGACCTGAAAGATGTGCTTAAGCGTTCCGGAGATGCAGGTGTTTTATGGGTACTTGTACCTGCCACAGATGTTGAATCAAGCCGTGTAGTTGTTGAGCTCTGTGAAAAATATGATAGTGTCTACGGTGCAGTTGGCATACATCCTCACGATGCTGATAAAGCGAAGCAAGAGGACGTGGAAGAGATTGCATCACTTCTAACTCATCCCAAAGTTAAAGCAGTGGGTGAGATAGGATTGGATTTTTACTATTCTTTCTCAGCAAGGGAGGTACAGGAACGTATCTTTTCAATGCAGCTTGCCCTTGCAGCGGTCAGCGGCTTGCCGGTTGTTATTCATTCCAGGGATGCTGTTGATGAGGCCCTATCCATTATTGATGCGTGTGATCCTGATAAGATAAAAGGAGTGTTTCACTGTTTTACAGGTTCTGTAAAAGAGCTGGATGCTGTTATTGAGAGGGGTTTTTATGTGTCTGTTGGCGGAATGGTGACATTTAAAAATTTTCAGGCTCTCGACGTTGTAAAAAAAATTCCTCTTGATAAGCTTCTTGTAGAAACAGATGCTCCCTATTTAACGCCTGTACCCTTTAGAGGAAAACGTAATGAGCCAGCGTTTCTTCCTTACACGATAGAGAAGCTGGCAGAAATTTACAATAAAAGCGCTGATGAAATTTCGGCAGTTACCTCTGAGAATGCTGAAAGATTATTTAATGCAGGTAAAGAGAGTTGATTGCATCAGGCCTGAAACCAAAAAAGAGATTAGGGCAGAATTTTCTGCGTTCTCTTGATGTTGTTGAAAAGATTGTTCACAGCCTCCAGCTTGATAAAGGAGAGCTGGTCCTTGAAATAGGAGCAGGAGAAGGCGTTTTAACAAAAGAGCTTTTTGACAATGGGGCTGAGGTTGTTGCAGTTGAAAAAGACAGAGATCTTGTAAGGTTTCTGGAATCAAGGTTTGCAGGAAATCCTGAAATAAAAATAATCGAGGGAGATTTTCTTGATCTTGATTTACAGACTTTTGTCAGGAACAGCGAACAGTTACGGATTGCGGGAAACATTCCCTACAACATTACATCTCCGATCCTTTTTAAGATTCTGGATAGCCGTTCTATTGTAAGAGATGTTCTGGTAATGGTTCAGCAGGAAGTAGGTGAAAGGCTTGTGAGCGGCCCGGGCAGTAAAAAGTACGGGATTCCCACAGTGCTTTTTAATCAGTTTGCTGATGTTGACAAGCTTTTTTCTGTAGGGAGGAACAGCTTTTATCCTGTACCGAAAGTCGATTCGGTAGTTATAAAAATAGAGTTTCTGCAGGAACCGCGGTTTGCCCTGAAAAACGAAGGATTTTTTTATAAACTTGTGAGAAAGACCTTTGGGAATAGAAGAAAGATGCTGCGAAACACTTTAACCGCTTTTGCAGACAAAGAGAAACTCAGCGATCTTTCCATTGATGTATCACGAAGGCCGGAAGAACTGACTACAGAAGAATTTACAACTCTTGCAAATGAGTTGTGCACATAGAAGAGGTTATGCCTATGGATCAGATGGCAAATACTGACAATATCGGTGAGGTAATTAGAGAGCTTATTGACAGAGAAGACTGGATAGTCTTAAAAGCAGCTCTTGTTGACCTGCATCCTGCTGATATTGCAGAGGTAATTACAAGGTACGGCCGTGAAGACAGGAAAATAGTTTTTGACCTTCTGCAGACAGACCAGGCTGCTGAAGTTGCAGCGGAGCTTCCGACGTCAATTTTAAAAGAAGTAGCCGGGGATCTTGAGCAGAAAAAGCTCGTTGAAATTGTACAGACAATGGATTCTGATGACGCTGCTGATGTTCTCGGAGACCTTGACGAAGAAATAGCTGAAAAAATCCTTTCTGCAATGCCGTGGGAAGAAACCCGTGAAGTAAGGACTCTTCTGCGCCACAATGAAGAGAGCGCAGGCGGAATTATGGCCATGGAGGTCGTAACTGTCTATGATAATCAGACAGCATCTCAGGCCCTGGAAGCCCTGCGCAAGAAATCGCGGGAAGTAGATGATGTTTATAACATCTATGTTGTTGATAAAAAAGGTGTATTAAAAGGTGTTGTAGCTTTAAAGGATCTGGTTTTGGCCGAGCCTGCTGATAAAATTTCAAAAATAATGGATCCTGAATTTTTTTCAATTCACCCTGAAATGGATCAGGAGGAGGTTGCAAACTATTTCCACAAGTACGACCTTGTTGCAGCACCTGTTACGGATGAGCACGGCAGGCTTGTAGGCCGGATTACAGTTGATGATGTTCTTGATGTTGTGGAAGAAGAAGCAAGTGAAGACATGGCCCTTATGGCAGGTATTACTGACGAGAAAATCGGGGAAGGGTCTGTATTCAAACTCTCAATGGGAAGGCTTCCCTGGCTTATGGTAGCATTTTGCGGCGAGATGATTTCAGCAACAGTTATGCGCCATTTTACAGTATCAATTAAAGCAGTTGTAATGTCTGCGTTTTTTATTCCTCTTATTATGGCAATGGGAGGAAATACAGGAATTCAGTCTGCTACTGTTGTAATCCGCGGCCTTGCTATTGGAGATTTCTGTATCAAGGATACGGGAAAAAGGCTTATAAAAGAGCTTGCAGTGACAATGATTAACGGATTAATAATTGCCTTTTTTCTGTTATTAATTTCGTATATCTGGATGCACAATGTGCGATTCGGAATAATATTAAGTGTTGCATTGCTTGCCGTACTGTTTAATGCGGCTTTGATAGGCACGGTTCTGCCTTTTTTCCTGAAAAGAATTAATATAGATCCTGCTATTTCCACGGGGCCCTTTATCACAACATCCAATGATGTACTGGGCCTTCTGGTATATTTCAGCCTTATCACGTTTTTTGCAAGATGGTTATAGAGTTTTATGGCAATACTTAAAACAAATGCAGTTGTGCTTAAGACGTGGAAGTTCGGAGAGACATCAAAAATTGTTTCTCTTTTAACAAGAGATTTCGGGAAAGTACGTGTAATGGCAAAGGGCGCACGCTCTGTGAAGAGTGCTTTTAAGGGCTGCCTTGAGCCACTTACGCATATAGGAATTGTTTTTTATGATAAAAAAACAAGAGACTTGCAGCTTTTAAGCAAGGTTGACCTTGTTGACGCACATATAAGATTTATCGGAGATATGACCAGAACTACACTTGGCCTTGCTGCAGCAGAGCTGGTTGATAAGGCCATAACAGGCAATGAGCCGATGGAAGCAGTATTTGATCTTTTCACTGACGTTTTGTCTGCAATGAATAGAAACTCCGGATTTCTTGAAGGCCTCTTCTGGTTTTTTGAAAGCAGGCTTATAACTTTGATGGGATATAAGCCGACGTGGGATGCCTGTATTGCATGCGGTAAATCCCTTGGAACTTCCGGAGGTTATTTCCAGCCTGATTCAGGCGGGCTTTTATGTACAGCTTGCGGAGCAGGTGGAGGATTAAAAATAACTCCGGAATCTCTGGAAATTCTGTACTGGCTTCAAAGAGGTGCAAATAGCATTGATGATATTACAAAGCTGAGCCCCGCACAAATTATAAAGTCAGAGATAAGAAAGATGTTCGACTTGTATTTTAAGACGCATATAGATTTGAAAAGAGGGCTTCATTCCCTTGATTTTTTTTATGAACTTGGAGAATAACTTTACAAAAGGCAAAAAGATGAGAAGAGCAAAAATAGTCTGCACAATAGGGCCGGCAAGCAGCTCACCCGATATGCTTGAAAAACTGATTCTTTCAGGTATGAATGTGGCAAGATTGAATTTTTCCCATGGTACTCATGAACTGCACGGTAAAGTGATTGACAGCATTCGTGAAATTTCCGGCAGACTGGAAAAACCTGTTGCCGTTCTTCAGGACCTTGCAGGCCCGAAAATCAGGACAGGCATTATAGTGGACGGCCCTGTAATTCTCAAATCCGGCCAGAAATTTTGTTTGACTGCAAGAGATGTTCAGGGTAATTCCTCAGAAGTTTCAATTACTTATAAAGAACTCCCTGCAGACGTGCTCCCCGGGGATACTCTTCTTTTGTGTGACGGATCAATAGAGATGGAGGTTAAGGAAACAAAGGGTGAAGACATTATATGTAAAGTTATTGTCGGAGGCCCTCTGGATTCACATAAAGGAATTAATCTTCCTGACAGGAGTATTCAGGCTGAGATTTTAAGCGAAAAAGACCGGAAGGATCTGGCGTTCGGCTTAAGAAAAGAGGTTGATTATATAGCCCTGTCATTTGTCCGAAATGTTGAAGATGTAAGGCTTGTAAGGAAAATAATTAACGATTCAGGATATAATACCAGCCTTATTGCAAAAATAGAGAAACACGAAGCACTTAATAATATTGATGAGATAATAAAAGAAGTTGACGGAATAATGGTTGCAAGAGGCGACCTCGGAGTAGAGATTCCCATTGAGACAGTGCCGCGTGTTCAAAAGAGGCTCATAAGAAAGGCAAATCAGTCTGCTAAGCCGGTTATTACTGCTACACAGATGCTGAAATCAATGGTTGACAACCCAAGGCCCACAAGAGCCGAAGTAACAGATGTGGCAAATGCAATTCTTGACGGAAGTGATGCAGTAATGCTAAGTGAAGAAACAGCCGTAGGCAAGTATCCTGTTGAAACAGTTAAAATGATGTCAAAAATTGCAGTCTCTATTGAGCAGAGTTTTCCTTTTCGTGAATGGGCTGAAAGATACAGAAAAGGAAGCCAGCTCAGCGCACCGGAAGCAGTTGCCCTTTCGGCCTGCCAGATTGCTGAAAGTATCAGGGCTTCTGCAATAGTTGCAACAACAAAGTCAGGGAGCACAACAAGGCTTGTGGCAAAATACCGGCCGATACAGACAATACTTGCAATTACGCCTGATGAATGCACATTCCACCGTCTTGCTCTTGTCTGGGGTGCACATCCTGTATTAATGAAACAAGTTGAGACAACAGATGATCTTGAAAAAAATGCGATAGATCTGGCCTGCAGAACAGGATATGTAAAAAAAGATAGCCAGGTTGTGCTTATAGCAGGGGTTCCTCTATATGTATCAGGTACTACAAATTTAATCAAAATAACCAATATCGGTATAGAAGATTCAAAGGAGGGTTGATTGGCTGCTGCAGATATGGAAAAAATTGTTTCCTTGAGTAAAAGGCGCGGGTTTATTTTTCAATCGAGTTCAATTTACGGAAAATTAAATGCCTGCTATGATTACGGCCCTATGGGCGTTGAAATGAAACGCAATATCAAAGACCTGTGGTGGAAATCCATGGTTCAGGAGAGAGAGGACATAGTTGGTCTTGATGCTGCAATTCTTATGCATCCCAGAGTATGGGAAGCATCAGGGCATGTTTCAGGTTTTACAGATCCTCTTGTTGACTGCCGTAACTGTAAACAGAGGTTCAGAGAAGATGAGATTGATCCAAAGTTTTTGGAAAAACGGCAGTGTCCCCGCTGCGGTACTGTAGGCTCCCTTACTGAAGCCCGTCAGTTTAATCTGATGTTTAAAACGCACATGGGCCCGATTGAAGAGAGTGCTTCCGTAGTTTATTTAAGGCCGGAGACGGCTCAGGGAATATATGTTAATTTTAAAAATGTTATTGATTCATCGCGTATGAAAATTCCTTTCGGAATAGCCCAGATAGGAAAAGCTTTCAGAAATGAAATAACACCGGGTAATTTTATTTTCAGGACAAGGGAATTTGAGCAGGCGGAAATGCAGTTTTTTGTAAAGCCCGGGGATGATGAGAAATTTTTTGAAATGTGGAAAGAGAGCCGGATCAACTGGTACTCAAAATTAGGAATTAACAAAGAAAATTTAAGATTCCACAAGCACGGTGAGAAGGAACTCGCACACTATGCAAAAGCAGCTTATGACATTGAGTACAACTATCCCATAGGCTGGAAAGAACTGGAGGGTATCCATAACAGAACAGATTTTGACCTTTCAAAACATCAGGAATTTTCAGGCAAGGACCTTACATATTTTGATGATGCTGCAAAAGAACGGTTTATCCCGTATGTAATAGAGACTTCCTGCGGAATTGACAGAATACTTCTTACTTGTCTTGTTGATGCTTACGAAGAGGAAAAACTGGAAAAGGAAACACGTACGGTTCTGAGGCTTGATCCGAAAATTGCTCCTGTAAAAGCAGCTATTTTCCCCCTTGTAAAAAAAGACGGAATGCCTGAATATGCAAGAAAAATTGAGCGGGATCTGCGTAAAAACTTTATGGTCTTTTATGATGAGTCCGGCGCAGTGGGAAGAAGGTACAGAAGGCAGGATGAAGCAGGAACGCCCTTCTGTATTACAGTAGATTCACAGACTCTTGAGGATGATACCGTAACGATTCGCGAGAGAGATTCCATGCAACAGATAAGAATACCGGCAGACGGTGTAAGAGATGAACTTAGAAAGAGAATCTGGGAGTAAGCTGAATGAACAGGATAAGAGTAATTTTTATTTATGTGATTGTTGTTTCACTGTCTTTAAATCTGTTTGCAGAAGAAGATAAAAAACAAGAGAGTAAAAAAAAGGATGTGTGGAAGAAAAAATTTAATACAGGTGTAAGTTTGACGCAAAGTGCCTATAGTAACTGGGCAAAAGGCGGAGAGAACAGTATTGCCTGGACAATACGTTTTGACGGAGAGATAGGTAAAATATGTAAAAACCTGGAATGGGATGTTACTTCTCTTTTGACCTTTGGTCAG belongs to bacterium and includes:
- the pyk gene encoding pyruvate kinase translates to MRRAKIVCTIGPASSSPDMLEKLILSGMNVARLNFSHGTHELHGKVIDSIREISGRLEKPVAVLQDLAGPKIRTGIIVDGPVILKSGQKFCLTARDVQGNSSEVSITYKELPADVLPGDTLLLCDGSIEMEVKETKGEDIICKVIVGGPLDSHKGINLPDRSIQAEILSEKDRKDLAFGLRKEVDYIALSFVRNVEDVRLVRKIINDSGYNTSLIAKIEKHEALNNIDEIIKEVDGIMVARGDLGVEIPIETVPRVQKRLIRKANQSAKPVITATQMLKSMVDNPRPTRAEVTDVANAILDGSDAVMLSEETAVGKYPVETVKMMSKIAVSIEQSFPFREWAERYRKGSQLSAPEAVALSACQIAESIRASAIVATTKSGSTTRLVAKYRPIQTILAITPDECTFHRLALVWGAHPVLMKQVETTDDLEKNAIDLACRTGYVKKDSQVVLIAGVPLYVSGTTNLIKITNIGIEDSKEG
- the metG gene encoding methionine--tRNA ligase, whose product is MAGKEFKRILVTSALPYANGPLHLGHIAGAYLPADIYVRYQKLKNREVVYICGSDEHGVPITVTADKEGISPQDVVDRYHSMNKEGFENLGIDFDHYSRTSLPIHHKTAREFFTLLDEKKDFVIKTEKQFYSEKSKRFLPDRYVEGTCPFCGYDGARGDQCDKCGKWLEPSQLIEPRSKIDGSIPVLKETKHWYLPMGRFADTWKKWFETKKWKENVYNYCMGWYREGLTDRPITRDLHWGVKVPLKEAEGKVLYVWFDAPIGYISATKEWAEKKGDSDLWKKYWRDKDTKLVHFIGKDNIVFHAILFPMILMEAEDYVLPEAIPANEYLTIEGRKISTSQNYAVWVKDYLKVFPPDPLRYTLAANAPEGKDTDFSWKQFQSRNNDELADILGNFINRTLTFVQKYENGHVPLRSKPDDLDKQMLDKISAIAAELGENLENYEVRKGIRSFMAFCRSANKYFNDKEPWATRKTNPESCRTTLNICVQAVYALSALMEPFLPFSCEKVRKMLNVDDKLAWDEIGVKELEPGHQLGTPEILFTKIEDDVIEREIEKLKSSTGAAQNKDSKIDIDLFRKVEMKTGLVYEAEKVKGSNKLLKLKIKIGKETMQVIGGIGSSYSAEEITGKTVVVVTNLAPAKIMGLESQGMLLAVKSNNGFSLLTVDREADSGIRVE
- the mgtE gene encoding magnesium transporter, with translation MDQMANTDNIGEVIRELIDREDWIVLKAALVDLHPADIAEVITRYGREDRKIVFDLLQTDQAAEVAAELPTSILKEVAGDLEQKKLVEIVQTMDSDDAADVLGDLDEEIAEKILSAMPWEETREVRTLLRHNEESAGGIMAMEVVTVYDNQTASQALEALRKKSREVDDVYNIYVVDKKGVLKGVVALKDLVLAEPADKISKIMDPEFFSIHPEMDQEEVANYFHKYDLVAAPVTDEHGRLVGRITVDDVLDVVEEEASEDMALMAGITDEKIGEGSVFKLSMGRLPWLMVAFCGEMISATVMRHFTVSIKAVVMSAFFIPLIMAMGGNTGIQSATVVIRGLAIGDFCIKDTGKRLIKELAVTMINGLIIAFFLLLISYIWMHNVRFGIILSVALLAVLFNAALIGTVLPFFLKRINIDPAISTGPFITTSNDVLGLLVYFSLITFFARWL
- the rsmA gene encoding ribosomal RNA small subunit methyltransferase A, with translation MIASGLKPKKRLGQNFLRSLDVVEKIVHSLQLDKGELVLEIGAGEGVLTKELFDNGAEVVAVEKDRDLVRFLESRFAGNPEIKIIEGDFLDLDLQTFVRNSEQLRIAGNIPYNITSPILFKILDSRSIVRDVLVMVQQEVGERLVSGPGSKKYGIPTVLFNQFADVDKLFSVGRNSFYPVPKVDSVVIKIEFLQEPRFALKNEGFFYKLVRKTFGNRRKMLRNTLTAFADKEKLSDLSIDVSRRPEELTTEEFTTLANELCT
- a CDS encoding glycine--tRNA ligase, which encodes MEKIVSLSKRRGFIFQSSSIYGKLNACYDYGPMGVEMKRNIKDLWWKSMVQEREDIVGLDAAILMHPRVWEASGHVSGFTDPLVDCRNCKQRFREDEIDPKFLEKRQCPRCGTVGSLTEARQFNLMFKTHMGPIEESASVVYLRPETAQGIYVNFKNVIDSSRMKIPFGIAQIGKAFRNEITPGNFIFRTREFEQAEMQFFVKPGDDEKFFEMWKESRINWYSKLGINKENLRFHKHGEKELAHYAKAAYDIEYNYPIGWKELEGIHNRTDFDLSKHQEFSGKDLTYFDDAAKERFIPYVIETSCGIDRILLTCLVDAYEEEKLEKETRTVLRLDPKIAPVKAAIFPLVKKDGMPEYARKIERDLRKNFMVFYDESGAVGRRYRRQDEAGTPFCITVDSQTLEDDTVTIRERDSMQQIRIPADGVRDELRKRIWE
- the recO gene encoding DNA repair protein RecO — translated: MAILKTNAVVLKTWKFGETSKIVSLLTRDFGKVRVMAKGARSVKSAFKGCLEPLTHIGIVFYDKKTRDLQLLSKVDLVDAHIRFIGDMTRTTLGLAAAELVDKAITGNEPMEAVFDLFTDVLSAMNRNSGFLEGLFWFFESRLITLMGYKPTWDACIACGKSLGTSGGYFQPDSGGLLCTACGAGGGLKITPESLEILYWLQRGANSIDDITKLSPAQIIKSEIRKMFDLYFKTHIDLKRGLHSLDFFYELGE
- a CDS encoding TatD family hydrolase yields the protein MSDNLRIVDSHAHLGMDDFSKDLKDVLKRSGDAGVLWVLVPATDVESSRVVVELCEKYDSVYGAVGIHPHDADKAKQEDVEEIASLLTHPKVKAVGEIGLDFYYSFSAREVQERIFSMQLALAAVSGLPVVIHSRDAVDEALSIIDACDPDKIKGVFHCFTGSVKELDAVIERGFYVSVGGMVTFKNFQALDVVKKIPLDKLLVETDAPYLTPVPFRGKRNEPAFLPYTIEKLAEIYNKSADEISAVTSENAERLFNAGKES